Proteins encoded in a region of the Campylobacter showae CSUNSWCD genome:
- a CDS encoding 4Fe-4S binding protein, with protein MKIWDKTPFARRKPSLDTARCSGCGECVKSCPMQNIKIAHGKARFGERCTLCYRCVNKCRQKAITILGKAVNLEKSVAAGFKDI; from the coding sequence ATGAAAATTTGGGACAAAACGCCCTTTGCTAGGCGCAAACCGAGCCTCGATACGGCGCGGTGCAGTGGGTGTGGCGAGTGCGTAAAATCCTGTCCGATGCAAAATATAAAAATCGCGCACGGCAAGGCGAGATTTGGCGAGCGCTGCACGCTTTGTTACAGATGCGTGAACAAGTGCAGGCAAAAGGCGATAACGATCCTTGGCAAGGCGGTAAATCTGGAAAAATCGGTCGCGGCGGGGTTCAAAGATATCTGA
- a CDS encoding NifU family protein, producing MIPFTDEELLKPVKASLQKVLPMLENDGGGIELLGIKNGKIYVRLTGHCHGCAASSTTLKYGVERQLRIDIHPQLEVVNIPIGEEVKFD from the coding sequence ATGATCCCATTTACCGACGAAGAGCTACTAAAGCCCGTAAAAGCGAGCTTACAAAAGGTTTTGCCTATGCTTGAAAACGACGGCGGAGGCATAGAGCTGCTAGGCATCAAAAACGGCAAAATTTACGTCCGCCTCACCGGCCACTGCCACGGGTGCGCAGCCAGTTCGACCACGCTAAAATACGGCGTCGAGCGTCAACTGCGCATAGATATCCATCCTCAGCTAGAGGTCGTAAACATCCCTATCGGCGAGGAAGTTAAATTTGATTGA
- a CDS encoding polyprenyl synthetase family protein — protein sequence MDQDALLDEFKAFLSAHLPSSPSFHPCFDEALSYTLKSGGKHFRAMLVAGVVVAVRPERKEAAFHVALAFETMHSYSLIHDDLPAMDDSDLRRGQPSLHVKFDEVTAILAGDALNTHAFYQIARAPLDADARIKCVEILSRNAGIYGMALGQAVDCYFENQKLGLEELKFLHIHKTARLIAASLQAGCVVAGLDKVEAARIYDIGLDLGLAFQIADDIIDATQSAETAGKPTHNDGAKNSFTNLLGVEGAVRAKNELIAKIERELGGVHAGIRAIVTGLIDKHLR from the coding sequence ATCGATCAGGATGCGCTTTTGGACGAGTTTAAGGCGTTTTTGAGCGCGCATTTGCCAAGCTCGCCTAGCTTTCATCCGTGCTTTGACGAGGCGCTCTCATACACGCTAAAATCTGGCGGCAAGCATTTTCGTGCGATGCTAGTCGCAGGCGTCGTAGTGGCGGTGCGTCCCGAGCGCAAGGAGGCGGCGTTTCACGTCGCACTGGCATTTGAGACGATGCACAGCTACTCGCTCATCCACGACGATCTGCCGGCGATGGACGACTCGGATCTGCGCCGCGGACAGCCTAGCCTGCATGTCAAATTTGACGAAGTGACGGCGATCCTAGCGGGCGACGCGCTAAACACCCACGCCTTTTATCAGATAGCAAGGGCCCCGCTAGATGCGGACGCGCGCATAAAATGCGTCGAGATTCTAAGCCGCAACGCCGGTATCTACGGCATGGCGCTTGGGCAGGCTGTGGATTGCTATTTCGAAAATCAAAAGCTAGGGCTTGAGGAGCTAAAATTTCTGCACATCCACAAGACCGCGCGCCTCATCGCGGCAAGCTTGCAGGCAGGCTGCGTCGTGGCGGGACTAGATAAGGTGGAGGCTGCGCGTATCTACGACATCGGGCTTGATCTGGGGCTGGCGTTTCAGATCGCAGACGACATCATCGACGCAACTCAAAGCGCCGAAACGGCGGGCAAGCCGACGCATAACGACGGCGCGAAAAACTCCTTTACCAACCTGCTTGGCGTGGAGGGCGCAGTGCGGGCTAAAAACGAGCTCATCGCAAAGATAGAGCGCGAACTAGGCGGCGTGCATGCGGGTATCCGCGCTATCGTGACGGGCCTCATCGACAAGCACCTGCGGTAA
- the rplQ gene encoding 50S ribosomal protein L17, giving the protein MRHGHGYRKLGRTSAHRSALLKNLAIAIIKSEKIETTLPKAKELRSYIEKLITRARKGDSNAHRAVFASLQDKETTNKLVSELAPKFVGKNGGYTRIVKTRVRRGDAAEMAYIELIKE; this is encoded by the coding sequence ATGAGACACGGTCACGGATACAGAAAACTAGGTAGGACGTCGGCTCACCGCTCGGCTCTACTTAAAAACTTAGCTATCGCTATCATCAAAAGCGAAAAGATAGAGACGACCTTGCCTAAGGCAAAAGAGTTGAGAAGCTATATCGAAAAACTAATCACTAGAGCTAGAAAAGGCGACAGCAACGCTCACAGAGCAGTTTTTGCTAGCTTGCAGGATAAAGAAACTACGAACAAGTTGGTAAGTGAGCTTGCTCCAAAATTCGTAGGTAAAAACGGTGGATATACGCGCATCGTTAAGACTCGCGTTCGCCGAGGCGATGCCGCTGAGATGGCTTATATTGAGCTAATCAAAGAATAA
- a CDS encoding UDP-N-acetylmuramoyl-L-alanyl-D-glutamate--2,6-diaminopimelate ligase, with product MKIYVKEGFVTDNSNECEAGCYFVKTATNAKFEAGALAKGAKIINLSECKQLLGIDESIKIIGITGTNGKTTTAAVIYATLLNLGYGCGLCGTRGAFINGERIDDKALTTSEILRTLSYLKSASERGCEYFVMEASSHAIAQKRIESLEFAMKIFTNLTQDHLDYHGTFEEYARVKSEFFADDAPKLINIDDRGGIKFNPANALTYALHADADFAPGEYSLEGGIHGVLKTPRGQMALSSNLHGEFNLCNLIAAVACVATLTDRPLEQIARAASKFDGVEGRMEVVSRDPLVIVDFAHTPDGIEKVLNALRHRKIVAVFGAGGDRDRTKRPKMGAIAQKYAHRLVVTSDNPRSEEPESIIAEICGGLEMNERVKCIANRKEAIKYALESLAQDEILVILGKGDETYQEIKGVKYPFSDKQVVREILDERT from the coding sequence GTGAAAATTTACGTTAAAGAAGGTTTTGTTACCGACAACTCAAACGAATGCGAAGCGGGTTGCTATTTCGTTAAAACGGCGACGAACGCCAAATTTGAAGCAGGCGCCCTGGCGAAGGGTGCAAAAATCATAAATTTGAGCGAATGCAAGCAGCTACTAGGTATCGACGAGAGTATCAAAATCATCGGCATCACGGGCACGAACGGCAAAACCACGACCGCGGCGGTTATCTATGCTACGCTACTAAATTTAGGCTACGGATGCGGCCTGTGCGGCACTCGCGGCGCCTTTATAAACGGTGAACGCATAGATGATAAGGCGCTAACGACGAGCGAAATTTTACGCACGCTTAGCTACCTAAAATCCGCTAGCGAGCGCGGTTGCGAGTACTTCGTGATGGAGGCTAGCTCGCACGCCATCGCGCAAAAACGTATCGAGAGTCTGGAATTTGCGATGAAAATTTTTACGAATTTGACTCAAGACCATCTCGACTACCACGGCACGTTTGAGGAGTATGCGCGCGTAAAGAGCGAGTTTTTCGCAGATGACGCGCCAAAGCTCATAAACATAGACGACCGCGGCGGGATCAAATTTAACCCAGCAAATGCCCTAACTTACGCGCTTCATGCGGACGCGGACTTTGCGCCAGGCGAGTATTCGCTAGAGGGCGGTATCCATGGGGTACTAAAGACTCCTCGCGGACAGATGGCGCTAAGCTCAAATTTGCACGGCGAATTTAACCTTTGTAACCTCATCGCGGCCGTCGCTTGCGTCGCAACGCTGACTGATAGGCCGCTAGAGCAGATCGCACGCGCTGCGTCGAAATTTGACGGCGTCGAGGGGCGTATGGAGGTCGTTAGTCGCGACCCGCTCGTGATTGTGGACTTTGCGCACACTCCAGATGGCATCGAAAAGGTGCTAAACGCATTGCGCCATCGCAAGATCGTCGCCGTTTTTGGCGCGGGCGGCGATAGAGACCGCACCAAACGCCCAAAAATGGGTGCGATAGCGCAAAAATACGCGCACAGACTCGTCGTCACCAGCGACAATCCCCGCAGCGAAGAGCCTGAAAGCATCATCGCCGAGATCTGTGGCGGCCTAGAGATGAACGAGCGCGTAAAATGCATCGCAAACCGCAAGGAGGCGATCAAATATGCACTTGAAAGCCTCGCGCAAGACGAAATTTTAGTAATTTTAGGCAAGGGCGACGAGACATATCAAGAGATCAAAGGCGTAAAGTACCCGTTTAGCGATAAGCAAGTAGTGCGTGAGATTTTGGATGAGCGTACCTAA
- a CDS encoding YbaB/EbfC family nucleoid-associated protein — MFEGIDFSKMGQMLEEAQKKAQEIEQESQKREFSVKSGGGLISVRANGKGEVLDISIDDSLLEDKESLQILLISAVNDVLKMIEDDRKNAASRMLGGFAGMGLGQ; from the coding sequence ATGTTTGAGGGGATAGATTTTTCAAAAATGGGGCAGATGCTCGAGGAGGCTCAAAAAAAAGCGCAAGAAATCGAGCAGGAGAGCCAAAAGCGCGAATTTAGCGTAAAAAGCGGCGGCGGACTCATCAGCGTCAGGGCAAACGGCAAGGGCGAGGTGCTCGATATCAGCATCGACGATAGCTTGCTAGAAGACAAGGAGAGCTTGCAGATCTTGCTCATCAGCGCCGTAAACGATGTGCTAAAGATGATCGAGGACGACCGTAAAAACGCCGCGTCAAGGATGCTGGGCGGCTTTGCCGGCATGGGGCTAGGGCAATGA
- a CDS encoding DUF7488 domain-containing protein, which translates to MKRAAISRRLDAVLGLARLNYSGALGDKAVNLSANLNSNLARKIYSPVFAVFMICAFAASLRAEPRPTQDDFNACFEKNLPAMVNVAGNGGIAITPNLIAVPKGEIPVKNYVKFDPYLGLYLVASDVKLEPVKMSDDNTTKKSDWVSVTRDLNATVYGHVKAQAQALGELDVLTFDVNGTGAVLSPCCKLRGIAVGGDKFVPSRYLRHFAAYKDVYYGDVGAVFEEKDGKLYVKSVDPLGRGAALMVGDEILSVNGEKFESLRELNERILFAKKGERLKFEIKRGDEVLKFGVAVSDDAAKKEQKAPMKADKKAVSSDAKSQSIPRSNDAASVQKLYGITFDEKLTVKSVDASSGAAKFGVRVGDKLIQVGQKAVSSRKEALGLLAKGGGQNLLFRRNGFDFFYNAR; encoded by the coding sequence ATGAAACGCGCAGCTATCTCGCGCCGTTTGGACGCGGTTTTGGGGCTCGCGCGGTTAAATTATAGCGGCGCGCTGGGCGATAAGGCGGTAAATTTAAGCGCAAATTTGAACTCAAATTTAGCCCGCAAAATTTACTCTCCGGTTTTTGCGGTTTTTATGATTTGCGCATTTGCCGCGTCGCTTAGAGCCGAGCCGCGCCCGACGCAGGATGATTTTAACGCCTGCTTCGAGAAAAACTTGCCCGCCATGGTAAACGTCGCGGGTAACGGCGGCATCGCGATCACGCCAAATCTAATCGCCGTACCTAAAGGCGAAATTCCCGTAAAAAACTACGTCAAATTTGACCCGTATCTGGGCCTCTATCTGGTCGCCTCGGACGTTAAACTCGAGCCTGTGAAGATGTCTGACGATAACACAACGAAAAAAAGCGACTGGGTCAGCGTCACGCGCGATCTAAACGCGACCGTCTACGGCCACGTAAAGGCGCAGGCACAGGCGTTAGGCGAGCTGGATGTGCTCACGTTTGACGTAAATGGCACGGGCGCCGTGCTAAGTCCGTGCTGCAAGCTACGCGGTATCGCAGTGGGTGGGGATAAATTCGTCCCGAGCCGCTATCTAAGGCACTTTGCGGCATATAAAGACGTGTACTACGGCGACGTCGGCGCTGTATTTGAGGAAAAAGACGGCAAACTCTACGTAAAGAGTGTCGATCCGCTCGGACGCGGTGCGGCGCTGATGGTAGGGGATGAGATTTTGAGCGTAAACGGCGAGAAATTTGAGAGTTTGCGCGAGCTAAACGAGAGGATTTTGTTTGCTAAAAAAGGCGAGCGGCTCAAATTTGAGATCAAGCGCGGCGATGAGGTTTTGAAATTTGGCGTGGCGGTCTCTGACGACGCGGCCAAAAAAGAGCAAAAAGCGCCGATGAAGGCGGATAAAAAGGCCGTCTCTAGCGACGCAAAATCGCAGTCAATACCGCGAAGCAACGATGCTGCGAGCGTGCAAAAGCTCTACGGAATAACATTTGACGAGAAGCTAACGGTAAAAAGCGTGGACGCAAGCTCGGGCGCGGCGAAATTTGGCGTCAGGGTCGGCGATAAGCTGATACAAGTGGGGCAAAAGGCGGTCTCAAGCCGCAAAGAAGCGCTCGGCCTGCTCGCTAAAGGCGGCGGTCAAAATTTGCTATTTAGACGCAACGGCTTTGACTTTTTTTACAACGCGCGGTAG
- a CDS encoding DNA-directed RNA polymerase subunit alpha — translation MRKITTSAYMPTEISVESISENVAKITAYPFETGYAVTLAHPLRRLLYSSTVGFAATGVKIEGVSHEFDSMRGMLEDVAQFIINLKNIRFKLKNESEREVVEYSFKGPKEIKAGDLKNDVVDVVNPDAYLATINEDAELKFSVIIQKGIGYVPSEEIRDNTEEGYIALDAFFTPVKKAVYELVNVLVEDNPDYEKIIFTVTTDGQVGAIEAFKHAIEAMYQQMSVFKGVLNIDVSAGLNAQASGSEHAKLLQSIEELNLSARSSNCLDKAEIRFIGELALMDENELKELKNLGKKSLDEIKAVMQEIGYPVGGDLGGGKEQLKKKIADLKSQMSAKE, via the coding sequence TATGCCTACCGAAATTTCAGTAGAGAGTATAAGTGAGAATGTCGCCAAAATAACCGCGTATCCGTTTGAGACGGGCTATGCAGTTACTTTGGCTCATCCTCTAAGACGACTTTTATATAGTAGTACGGTTGGATTTGCGGCTACGGGCGTCAAGATAGAGGGCGTATCTCACGAATTTGATTCGATGAGGGGCATGCTCGAGGACGTAGCGCAGTTTATTATAAATTTAAAAAATATCCGCTTTAAACTAAAAAATGAGTCTGAGCGCGAAGTGGTTGAGTATTCGTTTAAAGGTCCAAAAGAGATAAAAGCCGGCGATCTAAAAAACGATGTCGTAGATGTCGTAAATCCAGACGCTTATCTCGCGACCATAAACGAGGATGCGGAGCTTAAATTTTCGGTAATCATCCAAAAAGGTATCGGATACGTCCCAAGCGAGGAGATAAGAGATAATACTGAAGAGGGCTACATAGCCCTTGATGCTTTCTTTACGCCTGTTAAAAAAGCAGTTTACGAGCTAGTAAATGTCCTTGTTGAGGATAATCCTGACTACGAGAAGATTATTTTCACGGTTACGACAGATGGACAAGTGGGCGCGATCGAGGCGTTTAAACATGCTATCGAGGCGATGTATCAGCAGATGTCGGTGTTTAAAGGTGTTTTAAATATCGACGTTTCAGCAGGTCTAAATGCTCAAGCTTCTGGTAGCGAGCATGCAAAGTTGCTTCAAAGCATAGAAGAGTTAAATTTGAGTGCTAGAAGCTCCAACTGCCTTGATAAAGCCGAGATTAGATTTATCGGCGAGCTTGCTTTGATGGATGAAAACGAGCTAAAAGAACTTAAAAATTTAGGTAAAAAATCTCTTGATGAGATCAAAGCCGTTATGCAAGAGATTGGATATCCGGTTGGCGGCGACCTAGGCGGCGGTAAAGAGCAACTCAAGAAAAAAATCGCCGACCTAAAATCACAAATGAGTGCAAAAGAGTAA
- the panD gene encoding aspartate 1-decarboxylase: MRIEILSSKIHRARVTDANLNYVGSVTIGPELIEAAGLCEYQKVEILNVNNGERFATYVIRGEKKGEICLNGAAARKVCVGDIVIIVAYALLSAKKARDFEPKIVQVNAQNEIVK; this comes from the coding sequence ATGAGAATCGAAATTTTATCAAGCAAAATCCACCGCGCGCGCGTGACGGACGCCAATCTAAACTACGTGGGCTCGGTCACGATCGGACCCGAGCTTATCGAGGCTGCAGGGCTTTGCGAATACCAAAAAGTCGAAATCCTAAACGTCAATAACGGCGAGCGCTTCGCTACATATGTGATCCGTGGCGAGAAAAAGGGTGAGATCTGCCTAAACGGCGCGGCCGCGCGCAAAGTCTGCGTCGGCGACATCGTCATCATTGTGGCCTACGCACTTCTTAGCGCCAAAAAAGCGAGAGATTTCGAACCAAAAATCGTGCAGGTAAACGCGCAAAACGAGATCGTAAAATAG